One window from the genome of Spirosoma rhododendri encodes:
- a CDS encoding response regulator transcription factor, with the protein MPISIAIADDHTLVAEAFANLIQKFDAYQVSIMAANGRDLLNQLCHLPLPDIALVDLTMPVMDGFETTAQLRELYPSVRVLALSMSADQEHIVRIMHNGARGYLLKGCRAPELRQALDDVMEKGMHYSDFLTSQLLGNLNKPVAVSPASAFDLNNREYRFLKMACSELTYNQIADQMCVSPRTVDGYREMVFQKMSVRSRVGMVIKAVRYKLVDL; encoded by the coding sequence ATGCCAATATCCATCGCCATTGCCGACGACCACACGCTGGTGGCTGAAGCATTCGCCAACCTGATTCAAAAGTTCGATGCGTACCAGGTATCGATCATGGCCGCAAACGGCCGCGACCTGCTCAATCAGCTATGCCATCTGCCGCTGCCCGACATTGCGTTGGTTGATTTGACCATGCCTGTGATGGATGGTTTCGAAACAACCGCTCAGCTACGCGAACTGTACCCTTCGGTGCGGGTGTTGGCCCTGTCGATGTCCGCCGACCAGGAGCACATCGTTCGGATAATGCACAACGGAGCGCGGGGCTATCTGCTCAAAGGATGCCGGGCCCCCGAACTACGGCAGGCCCTGGACGATGTAATGGAAAAAGGAATGCACTACTCAGATTTTCTGACCAGCCAACTGCTCGGCAACCTCAATAAGCCGGTTGCCGTGTCGCCAGCGTCGGCCTTTGACCTGAACAACCGCGAATACCGCTTTTTGAAAATGGCGTGTAGCGAACTGACCTATAATCAGATTGCCGATCAGATGTGCGTCAGCCCCCGGACGGTGGATGGCTATCGCGAGATGGTGTTCCAAAAAATGAGCGTTCGGTCGCGCGTGGGAATGGTCATCAAAGCCGTACGTTACAAACTGGTTGATCTCTAG
- the dnaA gene encoding chromosomal replication initiator protein DnaA — MNGTPQPGPQREVTTVWNRCLAVIRDIIPEQSFNTWFEPIVPLRLNGKILTIQVPSEFFYEWLEENFVHALRRALDTAIGREGQLEYSIIVDKGNEQNRPLTVNMPTTKTPQSAKPDNVSPDILKSPFQLKDLDSLTLDSYLNPVYTFDNYIEGDCNRLARSAGYAVAERPGVTSFNPLMIYGGVGLGKTHLVQAIGNYIKNNSQNKFVLYVTSEKFTNQFLNAVRTDGIRDFTSFYMQVDVLVIDDVQFLQKKEKTQEIFFHIFNHLHQSGKQIIMTSDRAPRALDGLEDRLLSRFKWGLSADLQTPDLETRIAIIQKKLQAEGIYIEDAVIEYLAHSVNTNVRELEGVIVSLIAQASLNRRDIDLELAKNTLRNIVEDSEREVTIDSVQEAVADYFGVTVADLKAKSRKRELVHPRQVAMYLAKEKTDLSLKSIGYHFGGRDHSTVIHAVQTISDLVAKPSETRNAVEKLKALFK, encoded by the coding sequence GTGAACGGAACTCCCCAACCCGGCCCGCAACGCGAAGTAACAACGGTCTGGAACCGTTGCCTCGCCGTGATTCGGGACATCATACCGGAGCAGAGTTTCAACACGTGGTTTGAGCCGATCGTACCGCTGCGGCTCAACGGCAAGATCCTGACCATTCAGGTGCCGAGCGAATTTTTCTACGAATGGCTGGAAGAAAACTTCGTCCATGCGCTGCGCCGGGCACTCGACACGGCCATCGGGCGCGAAGGGCAGCTTGAGTATTCGATCATCGTCGACAAAGGCAATGAGCAGAACCGCCCGCTGACGGTGAACATGCCGACGACGAAGACGCCCCAGTCGGCCAAGCCCGACAACGTCAGCCCCGACATTCTGAAGAGCCCGTTTCAGCTCAAAGACCTCGATTCGCTGACGCTCGATTCGTACCTCAACCCGGTATATACCTTCGACAATTACATCGAGGGTGACTGCAACCGGCTGGCGCGGTCGGCGGGTTACGCGGTGGCCGAACGGCCGGGCGTTACGTCGTTCAATCCGCTGATGATTTACGGCGGGGTGGGGCTGGGCAAAACCCATCTGGTGCAGGCCATTGGCAACTACATCAAGAACAACAGCCAGAATAAGTTTGTCCTGTACGTCACGTCGGAGAAGTTTACCAACCAGTTTCTCAACGCCGTTCGTACCGATGGTATCCGCGACTTCACGTCGTTTTATATGCAGGTTGACGTGCTGGTGATCGACGATGTGCAGTTTCTCCAGAAAAAGGAAAAGACGCAGGAAATTTTCTTCCACATCTTCAACCACCTCCACCAGTCGGGCAAGCAGATCATCATGACCTCCGACCGGGCACCCCGCGCCCTCGATGGGCTGGAAGACCGGCTGCTGTCGCGCTTCAAATGGGGCCTTTCGGCCGATTTGCAAACGCCCGACCTGGAAACGCGCATCGCCATTATCCAGAAAAAGCTACAGGCCGAAGGTATTTACATTGAAGATGCGGTGATCGAATACCTCGCTCACAGCGTCAATACCAACGTTCGGGAACTGGAAGGCGTCATCGTGTCGCTGATTGCCCAGGCGTCACTCAACCGGCGCGACATCGACCTTGAACTGGCCAAGAACACGCTCCGCAACATCGTGGAAGATTCTGAGCGTGAGGTCACTATCGACTCCGTGCAGGAAGCCGTCGCTGATTATTTTGGCGTAACCGTGGCCGATTTAAAAGCCAAAAGCCGCAAGCGCGAACTGGTGCACCCACGGCAGGTGGCGATGTATCTGGCAAAAGAAAAAACCGATCTGTCGCTCAAATCAATCGGTTATCACTTCGGCGGACGCGACCACAGCACCGTTATTCATGCCGTGCAGACGATCAGCGATCTCGTCGCCAAACCGTCGGAAACGCGCAACGCGGTCGAGAAGCTGAAAGCCCTGTTTAAGTAG
- a CDS encoding DUF2264 domain-containing protein, protein MNRRLFTRFLSTLPTLPDILSNTNNQAKSIDDRAYWRQMLLRTVDPVLNALSRGQLRAQMPIEAVTGGKAGRAEVSHLEALGRSLAGLAPWLELAADADERTLQQRYQQLARESIAQAVDPALPDFMNFTKGGQPVVDTAFLAHGLLRAPTQLWGALPARTKEQLVQALQSSRVIKPVYSNWLLFSAIIEAALLKFIGSGDLMRMDYAIKQHLTWYKGDGVYGDGPDFHWDYYNSYVIQPMLLDVVQTLVDAGKEDEKLLATLRTRAQRYAAVQERLIAPDGSFAAFGRSLAYRCGAFQLLGQTALQRNLPADLSPAQVRSAMTAVIRRTMDPAGTFDANGWLQIGLCGHQPAIGESYISTGSLYLCTVGFLPLGLPATDPFWTGPMQDWTAKKIWSGQNVPTDHAIH, encoded by the coding sequence ATGAATCGCCGACTGTTTACCCGCTTCCTCTCGACCCTGCCCACCCTGCCGGATATACTGTCGAATACCAATAACCAGGCCAAATCCATAGATGATCGGGCGTACTGGCGGCAGATGCTGCTACGCACGGTTGATCCGGTACTGAACGCGCTGAGCCGGGGACAGCTACGCGCCCAAATGCCCATAGAAGCGGTAACGGGCGGGAAAGCCGGGCGGGCAGAGGTGTCGCATCTGGAAGCCCTCGGCCGGTCGCTGGCAGGGCTGGCGCCGTGGCTGGAGCTCGCAGCCGACGCCGACGAACGTACCTTACAGCAGCGCTATCAACAACTGGCGCGCGAGAGCATTGCGCAGGCCGTCGATCCGGCATTGCCTGATTTTATGAACTTCACAAAAGGCGGGCAACCCGTTGTCGACACGGCGTTTCTGGCGCATGGGTTGCTGCGCGCGCCGACGCAGTTGTGGGGCGCACTGCCCGCCCGAACCAAAGAGCAACTGGTACAGGCGTTGCAGAGCAGCCGGGTTATTAAACCGGTGTATAGCAACTGGCTGCTGTTCAGCGCGATTATCGAAGCGGCTTTGCTAAAATTTATCGGTTCGGGCGATCTGATGCGGATGGACTACGCCATCAAGCAGCACCTTACCTGGTACAAAGGCGACGGTGTGTACGGCGACGGGCCCGATTTTCACTGGGATTACTACAACAGCTACGTGATTCAGCCGATGCTGCTCGACGTGGTGCAGACGCTGGTTGATGCGGGGAAGGAAGACGAAAAACTGCTGGCGACGTTGCGGACCCGAGCGCAGCGATACGCAGCCGTGCAGGAGCGGCTGATCGCGCCCGACGGTTCGTTCGCGGCTTTCGGCCGGTCGCTGGCGTACCGTTGCGGGGCGTTTCAGCTGCTGGGACAAACTGCCCTGCAACGAAATCTCCCGGCCGACTTATCTCCGGCGCAGGTGCGCAGTGCCATGACAGCCGTGATCCGGCGGACGATGGACCCGGCGGGTACGTTCGATGCGAATGGCTGGCTGCAAATTGGGTTGTGCGGGCACCAACCGGCCATCGGTGAGAGCTATATCTCGACCGGAAGTTTGTATCTGTGTACCGTCGGGTTTCTACCGCTGGGCCTGCCCGCCACTGATCCGTTCTGGACAGGACCGATGCAGGACTGGACGGCCAAAAAAATATGGTCGGGACAAAACGTCCCGACCGATCATGCCATTCATTAA
- a CDS encoding tyrosine-protein phosphatase: MSLWQTIRQTIAPSQAASPTVPADACFWRVDMHSHLIPGVDDGVSSLDESLVCMQKLANWGIEKVITTPHISRDWYPNRSAELRAGRAELQAVADENGLNLTIEVAAEYMLDEFFPELVNDDDILTFGAERYVLVEMGWAAAPRQVEDLLFRMQTKGYTPVLAHPERYTYLYEDNSLLTALHENGCLFQLNWMSVAGRYGERAQFHARQLLKKEWVDFIGSDMHRPVDLKAMEALFSSVDYELLKKQPLRNESLR; encoded by the coding sequence ATGAGCCTTTGGCAAACAATCCGACAAACCATTGCCCCGTCGCAGGCCGCGTCGCCGACTGTACCGGCGGATGCCTGTTTCTGGCGTGTCGATATGCATTCTCACCTGATTCCCGGTGTTGACGACGGCGTTAGTTCGCTGGATGAGTCGCTGGTGTGTATGCAAAAATTAGCTAACTGGGGTATCGAGAAAGTGATTACCACCCCCCATATCAGTCGCGACTGGTACCCCAATCGATCCGCTGAGTTACGGGCGGGGCGCGCCGAATTGCAGGCCGTTGCGGACGAGAACGGGCTAAATCTGACCATCGAGGTTGCGGCTGAGTATATGCTCGATGAATTTTTTCCCGAACTGGTCAACGACGACGATATACTTACCTTCGGGGCGGAACGGTATGTGCTGGTGGAAATGGGCTGGGCAGCGGCCCCCCGGCAGGTAGAAGATCTGCTGTTCCGGATGCAGACGAAAGGGTATACTCCTGTGCTGGCCCATCCCGAGCGGTATACTTACCTGTACGAAGACAATAGTCTGCTGACTGCGCTTCACGAAAACGGTTGCCTGTTCCAGCTCAACTGGATGTCGGTAGCGGGGCGGTATGGCGAGCGGGCGCAGTTTCACGCCCGGCAACTGCTGAAAAAAGAATGGGTCGATTTTATCGGCAGTGACATGCACCGGCCGGTCGACCTGAAAGCGATGGAAGCCTTATTTTCGTCGGTCGATTACGAGTTGCTGAAAAAGCAGCCCCTCCGCAACGAGTCACTACGCTGA
- a CDS encoding methylmalonyl-CoA mutase family protein: protein MDTYSPQSFAPATFSDWQKQVRRELKDERADEGLRWLTPDGFTMEPYYTADALTTLPLTAIQGAQRTQPGWLNAPERVVKDGGEASTGLRQLLDSGADSLVLSLPDAVDPVSVSRIISGIKLSETPVFFRTGKPDELVKMLLNVAPYQWRGGLLSDPIAAYVYTGKAADTLQTTYAEATRLSGGSPRFRTICASSHVFHNAGATASQELAFLLGNLSDQYDALTDAGLSITELLDRTILSVSVGTGYFLEIAKLRALRVLWFRLAGCYDLKSVPAPYIHAQTSTFYDAKATPNTNLLRSTTEAMAAVIGGADVLTVHPFDAVLTTPSAFSERIARNVSVLLKAESYLDKVADPSAGSYYIETLTNELTESAWTLFLELEKQGGLLAGLSSGWVGEQIERSWQAKVDAVRQGRVLVGVTKFRFDEPSAGQDAVVPAAQTGLLPDRRLAAEFE, encoded by the coding sequence ATGGATACATATTCTCCCCAATCGTTCGCCCCCGCGACGTTCAGCGACTGGCAAAAGCAGGTTCGCCGGGAACTGAAAGATGAGCGGGCCGACGAAGGGCTACGCTGGCTGACGCCGGACGGATTCACAATGGAGCCGTACTACACCGCCGACGCCCTGACAACCCTACCGCTGACGGCCATACAGGGCGCACAACGGACCCAGCCGGGATGGCTCAACGCGCCGGAACGGGTGGTGAAGGATGGCGGAGAGGCCAGTACCGGACTGCGGCAGCTGCTCGATAGCGGGGCCGATTCGCTGGTGCTGTCGCTGCCCGACGCGGTTGATCCGGTGTCGGTGTCGCGGATAATCAGCGGTATCAAACTAAGCGAAACGCCCGTTTTTTTCAGAACCGGCAAACCCGACGAACTGGTAAAAATGCTATTAAACGTCGCGCCGTACCAGTGGCGGGGCGGGCTGCTGAGCGACCCGATTGCCGCGTACGTCTATACGGGAAAAGCCGCCGATACACTACAAACGACATACGCCGAGGCCACCCGGTTGTCAGGTGGTTCACCGCGTTTCAGGACGATTTGCGCCAGTAGTCACGTGTTCCATAATGCGGGGGCTACCGCCAGTCAGGAGCTGGCTTTTCTGCTGGGGAATCTGTCCGATCAGTACGACGCGCTGACGGACGCTGGTTTGTCGATAACTGAACTGCTTGACCGGACGATACTGTCGGTGTCGGTTGGGACGGGTTATTTTCTGGAAATTGCCAAGCTACGGGCCCTACGGGTGCTGTGGTTCCGGCTGGCTGGCTGTTACGATCTGAAGAGCGTACCAGCACCCTACATCCACGCCCAGACATCGACATTCTACGATGCCAAAGCAACGCCTAACACCAACCTGCTCCGGTCGACAACTGAAGCGATGGCAGCCGTAATTGGCGGGGCCGACGTGCTGACCGTTCATCCGTTCGACGCCGTGTTGACAACGCCCTCGGCCTTTAGTGAACGCATCGCCCGCAACGTATCAGTACTGTTGAAAGCGGAAAGCTACCTCGACAAAGTGGCCGACCCATCAGCCGGGTCTTACTATATAGAAACACTGACGAATGAGCTGACCGAATCGGCCTGGACGCTATTTCTTGAACTGGAAAAACAGGGCGGTTTGCTGGCTGGGCTGTCGTCTGGTTGGGTAGGCGAGCAAATCGAGCGGTCGTGGCAGGCGAAGGTAGATGCCGTGCGTCAGGGCCGGGTGCTGGTGGGTGTCACCAAATTTCGGTTCGATGAGCCGAGTGCCGGACAGGATGCTGTGGTACCGGCTGCACAAACCGGCCTGCTACCCGACCGACGGCTGGCGGCTGAATTCGAATGA
- a CDS encoding HI0074 family nucleotidyltransferase substrate-binding subunit, whose protein sequence is MAKRWIERHESFQRALGQLTAGLAAYPDLNELEKDGAILRFKFTFELAWKTLQDYLAQEAGHADVKGPRVVIKQAIQDGLLTDGHLWLQMLIDRNELMYSHDGEKRRFVLTLITVTYVGLLTKLNTLFIGN, encoded by the coding sequence ATGGCAAAGCGATGGATTGAGCGGCACGAATCGTTTCAGCGGGCGTTGGGCCAGCTAACAGCCGGACTGGCAGCTTATCCAGATTTGAACGAACTGGAAAAAGACGGGGCTATTTTGCGGTTTAAATTCACCTTCGAACTGGCCTGGAAAACGTTACAGGATTATCTGGCGCAGGAGGCTGGCCATGCTGATGTAAAAGGGCCGCGTGTTGTTATCAAACAGGCCATTCAGGACGGGCTGTTGACGGATGGGCATTTGTGGCTACAAATGCTCATTGATAGAAACGAACTGATGTATAGTCACGATGGAGAGAAACGCCGATTCGTATTGACCTTGATTACGGTTACTTATGTCGGTTTACTAACCAAACTAAACACGCTCTTTATTGGGAATTGA
- a CDS encoding M48 family metallopeptidase yields MKKVMLFLGMTICTQAVSHAQGLGQAVADAIGSVTVTNEQVAQYSKQAVQQMDAKNPVAGPNDPYTQRLNNIIGPYRTIDNIPINYKVYAVKDVNAFATADGSVRVFKGLMDLMSDEEVLAVIGHEIGHVVNQDSRDAMKSALRRSAVRNALGSGSGAIGRLSRSQLGAVADGFLGAKFSREQESQADDYSYDFLKRNGKNVIALATSFEKLAKLSGGSQGGKVAELMSSHPDSKARSERIYERARRDGLAR; encoded by the coding sequence ATGAAAAAAGTAATGTTATTTCTTGGCATGACGATCTGTACGCAGGCTGTCAGCCACGCTCAGGGACTGGGTCAGGCCGTTGCCGACGCCATTGGCTCCGTTACGGTAACCAACGAGCAGGTAGCTCAATATTCGAAACAGGCCGTTCAGCAAATGGACGCTAAAAACCCGGTCGCCGGCCCGAACGACCCGTATACGCAACGCCTGAACAATATCATCGGGCCGTACCGCACCATCGATAACATCCCCATCAACTACAAAGTGTACGCCGTTAAGGATGTTAACGCGTTCGCCACCGCCGATGGTAGTGTGCGGGTATTCAAAGGGTTGATGGACCTGATGTCCGATGAAGAAGTGCTGGCCGTTATCGGCCACGAAATTGGCCACGTCGTTAACCAGGACTCGCGCGACGCGATGAAAAGCGCGCTGCGCCGGTCAGCAGTTCGCAACGCGCTGGGTTCGGGTTCGGGTGCTATCGGCAGGCTGTCGCGCTCGCAGCTGGGGGCCGTAGCCGACGGGTTTCTGGGGGCTAAATTTAGCCGCGAGCAGGAAAGTCAGGCCGACGATTACAGCTACGATTTTCTGAAACGAAACGGCAAAAACGTAATCGCGCTGGCCACGTCGTTTGAAAAGCTGGCCAAGCTGAGCGGGGGAAGTCAGGGGGGCAAAGTAGCCGAACTAATGTCGAGCCACCCCGACAGCAAAGCCCGCTCCGAGCGCATATACGAACGCGCCCGACGCGATGGTCTGGCCAGGTAA
- a CDS encoding fasciclin domain-containing protein, translated as MKITKLFFSLITVLAISQASFAQEKTVMVGGAPMYPSKNIVENAVNSKDHTTLVAAVKAADLVETLSGPGPFTVFAPTNKAFDKVPKGTVESLLKPENKAQLTSVLTYHVVPGKVSAEELMKMIKDGKGKTTLKTVNGESLTAMMKGKKVELMDAKGNTATVTIPDVNQSNGVIHVIDTVLIP; from the coding sequence ATGAAAATTACCAAACTTTTTTTCTCTCTAATTACAGTACTGGCTATTAGCCAGGCTTCGTTTGCCCAAGAAAAAACCGTTATGGTTGGTGGTGCTCCAATGTATCCGTCGAAGAACATCGTTGAGAACGCTGTCAACTCGAAAGATCACACCACGCTGGTAGCTGCTGTTAAAGCTGCTGATCTGGTTGAGACGCTGTCGGGCCCGGGTCCGTTCACGGTGTTTGCTCCCACAAACAAAGCGTTCGACAAAGTTCCTAAAGGCACGGTTGAGTCGCTGCTGAAGCCAGAAAACAAAGCACAGCTGACGAGCGTGCTGACCTATCACGTTGTACCGGGCAAAGTAAGCGCGGAAGAGCTGATGAAGATGATCAAGGACGGCAAAGGCAAAACCACGCTGAAGACCGTAAACGGTGAGTCGCTGACGGCGATGATGAAAGGTAAGAAAGTCGAACTGATGGACGCCAAGGGCAACACTGCCACGGTAACCATCCCCGACGTAAACCAGTCGAACGGCGTTATTCACGTAATCGACACGGTCCTGATTCCGTAA
- a CDS encoding GNAT family N-acetyltransferase: protein MAPTLLHRSQLDTRAWDDCIANAHNPLLYGYSWYLDAVLPAPDWQWQAVVQTDAQDRYVAVLPIPLRRKAGRWVVHQPLFCPFLDVFTRDDQCDPTPFLQAVVRRFRYGSRLALRFPPALPNLIVQPRTTHVLDLSVGYERLLAGYTADRQLNRTRALRHGWQVTDETDSEPLLLLFRQHHAHTIEGGVGEWAYAILRRLIDELQRRELATLRYARHNNQLEAGMLIAHSDSRAIYLFNAASEQGRRGNARTLLLDQFIQQQAGQPVAFDFESPEKQSITQFYRSFGAVEETYYSIRWNRLTRPERWLLMIRRWLLKRGR, encoded by the coding sequence GTGGCCCCTACCCTACTTCATCGTTCGCAGCTTGACACCCGCGCCTGGGACGACTGCATTGCCAACGCCCACAATCCGTTGCTCTACGGCTATAGCTGGTACCTCGACGCCGTGCTGCCCGCCCCCGACTGGCAGTGGCAGGCCGTGGTGCAGACCGACGCACAGGACCGCTACGTCGCGGTGCTGCCTATACCGCTGCGCCGGAAAGCCGGTCGATGGGTCGTACATCAGCCGTTGTTCTGCCCGTTTCTGGATGTATTCACCCGCGACGATCAGTGCGATCCGACGCCATTTTTGCAGGCCGTCGTCAGGCGATTCCGATACGGCTCCCGACTGGCGCTACGCTTTCCGCCCGCTTTGCCAAATCTGATCGTTCAGCCGCGCACAACGCATGTACTCGACCTGTCCGTCGGCTACGAACGCCTACTGGCGGGCTACACAGCTGACCGTCAGCTGAACCGCACGCGCGCGCTCCGGCACGGCTGGCAGGTTACCGACGAGACCGACTCTGAACCCCTACTGCTCCTGTTCCGGCAACACCACGCTCACACTATCGAGGGTGGCGTCGGTGAGTGGGCTTATGCCATTCTTAGGCGGCTTATCGATGAATTACAGCGTCGGGAACTGGCAACCTTGCGATACGCCAGACACAACAATCAGCTTGAAGCCGGGATGTTAATTGCTCACAGCGACAGCCGGGCCATCTATCTGTTCAATGCGGCTTCGGAACAGGGCAGACGGGGTAACGCCCGGACGCTGCTGCTCGATCAGTTTATTCAGCAGCAGGCCGGGCAACCGGTTGCGTTTGACTTTGAAAGCCCTGAAAAACAGTCGATAACTCAGTTTTACCGCAGTTTCGGCGCGGTCGAAGAAACCTACTATTCCATACGCTGGAACCGCCTGACCCGCCCCGAACGCTGGCTATTGATGATTAGACGCTGGCTGCTGAAACGAGGCCGCTAA